The following proteins come from a genomic window of Lolium rigidum isolate FL_2022 chromosome 5, APGP_CSIRO_Lrig_0.1, whole genome shotgun sequence:
- the LOC124657261 gene encoding aspartic proteinase nepenthesin-1-like produces MATLLSILLAASVAGSVAQSPSGYRSALTHVDSKGGFTKTELLHRAAHRSRLRAATMLSGYSTTSSNSTSRPRLQSGQAEYLMNLAIGTPPVPFVALADTGSDLIWTQCQPCKLCFPQDTPIYNTSASTSFSPEPCSSAMCQSLQSDNNCTLWPTYNRYSYDYADGAYSAGVLGRETLTLGTTASAVSASDVAFGCGSDNGGDSFNSTGTVGLSRGPLSLVAQLGFGKFSYCLTDFFLPSLSSPVLFGSLAELEPRGGDTMQTTPLVQNMAYRSWYYISLEGISLGDTRLPIPEQAFQLRNDGTGGMVVDSGTTFTILEGSAFMVVLDHVAEVLGHPAVNSSSFEIPCFPAPSGQRQLPPMPDMVMHFAGGADMRLHRDNYMSFDEEGSSFCLNMLGDDATLSGSVLGNFQQQNIQMLFDITVGQLSFAPADCSIL; encoded by the exons ATGGCTACCTTGCTGAGCATACTTCTTGCTGCCTCCGTGGCTGGCTCGGTGGCACAATCGCCGTCCGGCTATCGCTCGGCGCTGACCCACGTGGACTCGAAAGGTGGCTTTACCAAGACAGAGCTGCTGCACCGAGCAGCGCATCGGAGCCGCCTCCGAGCAGCGACGATGCTATCGGGTTATTCCACCACCTCTTCCAACTCGACCTCCCGGCCAAGGCTGCAGTCGGGCCAAGCCGAGTACCTGATGAACCTCGCCATCGGGACGCCGCCGGTTCCGTTCGTCGCCCTTGCGGACACCGGCAGTGACCTCATCTGGACGCAGTGCCAGCCATGCAAGCTCTGCTTCCCGCAGGAcacgcccatctacaacacctccGCCTCGACCAGCTTCTCCCCGGAGCCTTGCTCCAGCGCCATGTGCCAGAGCCTGCAGAGCGACAACAATTGCACCCTCTGGCCAACTTACAACCGCTACTCG TACGATTACGCCGACGGCGCCTACTCCGCGGGCGTCTTGGGGAGGGAGACCCTCACGTTGGGCACTACTGCGTCGGCCGTCTCTGCCAGCGACGTCGCGTTCGGTTGCGGAAGCGACAATGGCGGCGACTCGTTCAACTCCACGGGGACGGTCGGGCTCAGCCGCGGGCCGCTGTCGCTTGTGGCGCAACTAGGGTTCGGGAAGTTCTCATACTGCCTCACCGACTTCTTCCTGCCCAGCCTGAGCAGTCCAGTCCTGTTTGGCTCCCTCGCCGAGCTGGAACCTAGAGGAGGCGACACCATGCAGACGACGCCACTGGTGCAGAACATGGCGTACCGGTCATGGTACTATATCTCCCTCGAGGGCATATCTCTCGGCGACACTCGCCTGCCGATTCCAGAGCAGGCTTTCCAGCTGCGCAACGACGGCACTGGAGGGATGGTCGTGGACTCAGGCACCACCTTCACTATCCTGGAGGGAAGCGCTTTCATGGTGGTCTTGGATCATGTGGCCGAGGTGCTCGGTCACCCGGCAGTGAACTCTTCCAGCTTTGAAATCCCTTGCTTCCCGGCTCCAAGCGGCCAGCGGCAGCTTCCACCCATGCCGGACATGGTGATGCACTTCGCCGGGGGCGCGGATATGAGGCTACACAGAGATAACTACATGTCATTTGACGAAGAGGGGTCGTCGTTCTGTCTAAACATGCTCGGTGATGATGCGACATTGTCGGGTTCAGTCCTCGGTAATTTCCAGCAGCAGAATATACAAATGCTGTTTGATATCACCGTTGGGCAATTATCATTTGCGCCAGCTGATTGCAGCATACTCTGA